Genomic window (Marinobacter szutsaonensis):
GGCGCGGGCCTGATTCAGATGGTGCAGCAGGGCAGCAGTCTCGGTGAACGAATGGAGGCGGCGCTGGGCCAATCCTTACAAGAGTATGACCGGGCCCTGATTGTTGGCAGTGATTGCCCGTCGGTGGATCCTGATTATGCCCGGCATGCAGTGGCGTCCCTGGCGGATCATGACGTGGTACTCGGTCCCTCCGACGATGGCGGATATGTGCTGATTGGTGCCTCCCGGGTTGTGGAGGGCATGCTGGATGATATCGAGTGGGGCACCCCACAAGTGCTGAATCAGACGTGCGAGCGGCTCAAAAAAGCGGGGCTCAGCTATTTCCTGCTGGAGCCCCGCTGGGATGTGGACGAGCCCGAGGACTGGGCCCGTTTTCTCGGTAGTCGCTGAGTCGGTCAGCTCGCCGGCACCGGCGGTAATTCGGTGAGTGTGCCCAGGGCCCGATCGGCCTCCAGACCATTGCCACCGGTGACTACCCGCAGTGCCTGGTCTCTTTCCAGCACGGATTTGCGGAAGGTATCCAGAAGGTCCTGCCTGGTGACGTTCCTCACCGCCTCGGCAAGCTGCTCTCTCGAGTTGAAGGTTTCCATGCCTCGGTCGATTTCCCGCCAGTAGCGGCCAGAGATATCCCCCAACTGCCGATCCTGTTCCAGCAACTTGCTGATCACGGCCTGTTTCTCCTGGCTCAGGCGTTCTTCGGTCAAGCCGGACAGTACACTCTCAAAGCCTTCCGAAAACTCCCGCACCGCCCGA
Coding sequences:
- a CDS encoding TIGR04282 family arsenosugar biosynthesis glycosyltransferase; amino-acid sequence: MPQSNPPSAVFLQFAKWPEAGKVKTRLMPELGPVGALEAHIRLTLKVLDNLCATGYPVEFWWDREVDEPTGEALPILEEVEGAGLIQMVQQGSSLGERMEAALGQSLQEYDRALIVGSDCPSVDPDYARHAVASLADHDVVLGPSDDGGYVLIGASRVVEGMLDDIEWGTPQVLNQTCERLKKAGLSYFLLEPRWDVDEPEDWARFLGSR